TGCCGAGTGCCGGCGGCGAGCTGACCCGCCTCACGCAGTACCAGGGCATGGACGACTTCGCCTTGTCGCCCGATGGCCGCCAGCTGGCCGTGCTGCATTCCTCACCGTACACGCTGGCGCAGCTGGCCGTGCAGAGCGTCGACGGCGGCACGCCGCGCGAACTCACCAACACCATGAAGCCGGCTTTCACCGCGCACGCGTGGATCCAGCCGAAGATCGTCGGCGTGCCGTCCTCGCATGGCGCGGGCACGATCTGGGCGAAGTACTACGGCCCGGCCGACGAGGCCGCTGCCGCCTCGCGTCCCGCGGTGATCTTCGTGCACGGCGCGGGCTACCTGCAGAACGTCACGCTGTCGTACTCCAACTACTTCCGCGAACAGATGTTCCACAACCTGCTGGTGCAGCAGGGCTACGTGGTGCTGGACATGGACTACCGCGCCTCCGAAGGCTACGGCCGCGCGTGGCGCACCGCGATCTACCGCCAGATGGGTCATCCGGAACTGGAAGACCTGCTCGACGGCAAGGCATGGTTGGTGAAGAACCACGGCGTGGATCCCCAGCGCGTGGGCATGTACGGCGGCAGCTACGGCGGCTTCATGACGCTGATGTCCCTGCTGCGCGCGCCGGGCGAGTTCGCTGCGGGCTCCGCATTGCGTCCGGTGACCGACTGGACCAGCTACAACCACGAGTACACGTCCAACATCCTCAACGATCCCCAGCTCGATCCGGAGTCGTACCAGATCAGCTCGCCGATCAACTACGCCGACAAGCTGCAGGATCCGCTGTTGATGCAGCACGGCCTGATCGACGACAACGTGCTGACCAGCGACACCATTCGCCTCTACCAACGCTTCATCGAGTTGCACAAGAACAATTTCTGGATGTCGCTGTATCCGATGGAGCGGCACGGCTTCCAGCATCCGGATTCGTGGTACGACGAGTACCGTCGGATTGACGAGTTGTTCAATACGTATGTGAAGCCCGCGAAGCAGTGATGCTTGTGTTCCCTCTCCCTGAAAGGGGAGAGGGTTGGGGTGAGGGGCGCAATCTAGCCTCACCGTTTGTATCGTCATCCCGGCGTAGGCCGGGATCCAGTAGCGTCGGTAATCGGTTGTCGCCTTAGGCAACACGGCTTGGCTCTAGCGCTCCCGCGACCTGGCTCGCATGCGGCGGGCTTCCGACCTCCTTCCGGAAGGCGCGTCATCCCGGGACCCGGCAGGTCAAAAGCCAAAGCTAAAAGCTAAAAGCTAAAAGCCGAAGCAAGAACCCGAGCCATTGGCGAAGCTTTCAAAGAGTCGAGTCCCTTGTGGGAGCGCACCCTGTGCGCGACAGCGGCGCCTCGTAGTCACGGCTCCGTTAGGTTGTCGCGCACAGGGTGCGCTCCCACAGAAAAGAGCGCGGTCGTGCGGGTTCCCTCAGAGCCAAAGTGAAGCAAGGCGCCGCTTTAAGCCCTCATCGCCATGGCGCGTTGCGAAGCGCATGGAACTACCCGCTGTTTAGAGGCGAAGGTCGCCAAGCAACAAACCGCCTCAAGCGTTCGAGCTTTTTCCCACGAAATGCTGCCAGCTCTGGCTCTCAAGGCCATTTTCTTTGGGTTACTTTTCTTTTGGGCCAGCAAAAGAAAAGTGACTCGGCCTTCGGCAGAAGGTCGAAACGCCCGCTGCGTAAGCGGCCCGATCGCGGTCACGTCCGAGGTGACAACCAACCGCAAAGTCACTGGATGACCAGCCTTCGGCTGTTGTGAAGCGCCTCCGGCCTGCGCCGGGATGACGGGTAGGTAAGGTGAGGCGAGAGTGCCCCCTCACCCCCACCTACTGCCCCGCCTGCGCCGCAAAATACCTCGCCGGCGGCTGCCCAAAACTCCGCCGGAACATCGCCACAAACGCACTCACACTCGCATACCCCAACGCATCCGCCACCGACGACACCGGCTCGCCATCCGCCAGCCGCTCAAGCCCGCGCGACAACCGCGCCAATTGCCGCCACTGCGCAAAACTCAACGCCGTCTCGCTGCGGAACAAGCGGCTGAGGCTGCGCGGCGACAGGCCCGCCCACACCGCCCACTCGTCCAGCCCACGGTTGTCGTTCGGGTTCTCCAACAGCGCCACGGCGATGCGCAATGCACGGCGGTCCGTCGGCATCGGCAGGTGCAGTGGTTCGTGGCGCGCGCGGCAGATCTCTTCCAGCAGGACGCGGGTGATCCGCTCCTGGCTCTCGTCGAGCTCCCGCTCCCATACCCATGAACTCGCGCGGCGCACCAGCGCGCGCATCAGTTCGGTGACACCGATGAC
This genomic interval from Dyella japonica A8 contains the following:
- a CDS encoding AraC family transcriptional regulator; this encodes MGHVTEKDEAQFHALIERLDGPSVIAYWTEGEASSEYSENTRQYDWHSHARGQLYCVESGLVHVRTAQGSWLLPPHRAGWMPAGVEHTVTLSGAMSGWGVFVTPLECGCLPAAPCVIGVTELMRALVRRASSWVWERELDESQERITRVLLEEICRARHEPLHLPMPTDRRALRIAVALLENPNDNRGLDEWAVWAGLSPRSLSRLFRSETALSFAQWRQLARLSRGLERLADGEPVSSVADALGYASVSAFVAMFRRSFGQPPARYFAAQAGQ